One genomic segment of Impatiens glandulifera chromosome 6, dImpGla2.1, whole genome shotgun sequence includes these proteins:
- the LOC124943263 gene encoding cytochrome P450 86A2-like encodes MASSAASNYVVTASSADDNSTVKATLLSAISELCCLSNSTASELYCLSNYSASESSVYDSSTVSESPVDSISTVSESLNLPALEPSSTYVLLLLFLISLIISVIIPYVCRSFKCWHTTDPIPICWPVVRMLPALFHNSHRLHEFATDVLILTGGTFNIGGCLKDLSSRELGELVYLHGALCETLRLFPSVAFEHKSPLQPDVLPSGERVMPNTKIVLSFYSMGRMESIWGKDFMEFKPERWISDSNRNRNLHVPSFKFPAFNAGPRTCLGKEMAFTQMKIVASVILLRYEIQVMEDHPVMPASSIILHMKHGLKVRITPRD; translated from the exons ATGGCAAGCTCTGCTGCTAGCAACTATGTTGTTACCGCGTCTTCAGCTGATGACAACTCTACTGTTAAAGCAACTTTGCT CTCTGCTATCAGCGAACTCTGTTGTTTGAGCAACTCTACTGCCAGCGAACTCTACTGTTTGAGTAACTATTCTGCCAGCGAGTCTTCAGTTTATGACAGCTCTACTGTTAGCGAGTCTCCAGTTGATAGCATCTCTACTGTTAGCGAGTCCTTGAATTTACCAGCATTA GAACCTTCATCCACCTACGTTTTACTGCTGCTCTTCTTAATCAGCTTGATCATCAGTGTAATAATTCCATATGTTTGTAGAAGCTTCAAATGTTGGCATACTACAGATCCAATCCCGATATGCTGGCCAGTGGTCCGGATGCTCCCGGCTCTTTTTCACAACTCCCACCGCCTCCACGAATTTGCCACCGACGTCCTAATACTCACCGGCGGCACTTTCAACATAGGAGGGTGCTTGAAGGATCTAAGCAGTCGAGAATTGGGAGAGCTCGTGTATCTTCATGGAGCTTTATGTGAGACCCTGAGGTTGTTCCCATCTGTTGCTTTTGAACATAAATCGCCGCTACAGCCCGATGTGCTGCCAAGCGGCGAAAGAGTGATGCCGAATACGAAGATTGTGTTGTCTTTTTACTCGATGGGGAGGATGGAGAGTATATGGGGGAAGGACTTCATGGAATTCAAGCCGGAGAGATGGATCTCCGACAGTAATAGGAACAGGAATCTGCATGTGCCGTCTTTCAAGTTTCCGGCGTTTAATGCTGGCCCTAGGACATGTTTGGGGAAGGAAATGGCTTTTACACAGATGAAGATTGTGGCTTCTGTCATATTGCTTCGATATGAGATTCAAGTTATGGAAGATCATCCTGTAATGCCGGCCTCTTCCATTATACTTCATATGAAGCATGGCTTGAAGGTCAGGATCACCCCAAGGGATTGA
- the LOC124943264 gene encoding alkane hydroxylase MAH1-like, translated as MAVYEFLKEPSSTYVLLLLFLISLIISVIIPYVCRSFKCWHTTDPIPICWPVVRMLPALFHNSHRLHEFATDVLILTGGTFNIKGPWFANSDLLITSDPANIHHILSRNFANYPKGPQFRKIFQVLGDGIFNADSEIWEYHRKITMSFFNHSQFGKLLIEVSWEKVEAGLIPVMENFSGRGLTVDLQDMFQRFTFDTICVLTLGHDPQTLSIDLPDDPTQKAVDIIEEAILYRHILPESLWRLQKWLRVGMERKLAEASTTVDNFFYSCIEKYNNPSQFSAIGLYSKVYKEYSLYSSSNGKSLDVFLRDTLLNLMVAGRDTTSSALSWFFWLLARNPQVGKRIREEIEANLNISKGVSLKDLSSRELGELVYLHGALCETLRLFPSVAFEHKSPLQPDVLPSGERVMPNTMIVLSFYSMGRMESIWGKDFMEFKPERWISDHNKNRNLHVPSFKFPAFNAGPRTCLGKEMAFTQMKIVASIILLRYEIQVVEDHPVMPASSIVLHMKHGLKVRITPRD; from the coding sequence TCATCCACCTACGTTTTACTGCTGCTCTTCTTAATCAGCTTGATCATCAGTGTAATAATTCCATATGTTTGTAGAAGCTTCAAATGTTGGCATACTACAGATCCAATCCCGATATGCTGGCCAGTGGTCCGGATGCTCCCGGCTCTTTTTCACAACTCCCACCGCCTCCACGAATTTGCCACCGACGTCCTAATACTCACCGGCGGCACTTTCAATATCAAGGGCCCTTGGTTCGCCAACTCGGATTTGCTCATTACATCCGATCCGGCCAACATACACCACATCCTCAGTAGAAACTTTGCCAACTACCCAAAAGGCCCACAATTCAGGAAGATATTCCAAGTTCTTGGAGACGGGATTTTCAACGCTGATTCAGAGATATGGGAATATCACAGGAAGATTACCATGTCTTTTTTCAATCATTCCCAGTTCGGGAAATTGCTGATTGAAGTAAGCTGGGAGAAAGTTGAGGCCGGATTAATCCCTGTCATGGAAAACTTTTCAGGCCGAGGTTTAACCGTTGATTTGCAAGACATGTTTCAAAGGTTTACTTTCGACACTATATGTGTTCTCACTTTAGGCCATGACCCACAAACACTTTCTATTGATTTGCCCGACGATCCGACCCAGAAGGCTGTAGACATTATTGAAGAGGCCATATTGTACCGACATATATTGCCCGAGAGTTTATGGCGGTTGCAAAAATGGCTCAGAGTTGGAATGGAACGGAAGCTTGCAGAAGCATCGACAACGGTTGATAATTTCTTCTACTCTTGTATAGAAAAGTATAATAATCCAAGTCAATTCAGCGCAATTGGTCTTTACTCAAAAGTGTACAAGGAATATTCATTATACTCGTCCTCCAATGGAAAGAGTTTGGACGTGTTTCTTAGGGACACCTTGTTAAATCTGATGGTAGCAGGAAGAGACACCACAAGTTCAGCTCTAAGCTGGTTCTTTTGGCTGTTGGCAAGAAATCCCCAAGTGGGGAAGAGAATTCGGGAAGAGATTGAAGCCAATTTGAATATATCCAAAGGAGTGAGCTTGAAGGATTTAAGCAGTCGAGAATTGGGAGAGCTCGTGTATCTTCATGGAGCTTTATGTGAGACCCTGAGGTTGTTCCCATCGGTTGCTTTTGAACATAAATCGCCGCTACAGCCGGATGTGCTGCCAAGCGGCGAAAGAGTGATGCCGAATACGATGATTGTGTTGTCTTTCTACTCGATGGGGAGGATGGAGAGTATATGGGGGAAGGACTTCATGGAATTCAAACCGGAGAGATGGATTTCCGACCATAATAAGAACAGAAATCTGCATGTGCCGTCTTTCAAGTTCCCGGCGTTTAATGCTGGGCCTAGGACATGTTTGGGGAAAGAAATGGCTTTTACACAGATGAAGATTGTGGCTTCTATCATATTGCTTCGATATGAAATTCAAGTTGTGGAAGATCATCCTGTAATGCCGGCCTCTTCCATTGTACTTCATATGAAGCATGGCTTGAAGGTCAGGATCACCCCAAGGGATTGA